A portion of the Bacteroides faecium genome contains these proteins:
- a CDS encoding AIR synthase-related protein, with protein sequence MSNQRYMMRGVSASKEDVHNAIKNIDKGIFPKAFCKIIPDILGGDPEYCNIMHADGAGTKSSLAYMYWKETGDLSVWKGIAQDALIMNIDDLLCVGAVDNILVSSTIGRNKLLIPGEVISAIINGTDELLAELREMGVGVYATGGETADVGDLVRTIIVDSTVTCRMKRSDVIDNANIRPGDVIVGLASYGQATYEQEYNGGMGSNGLTSARHDVFGKYLAEKYPESYDAAVPEELVYSGNLKLTDSVEDSPIDAGKLVLSPTRTYAPVVKKLLDALRPEIHGMVHCSGGAQTKVLHFVENVRVVKDNLFPVPPLFKTIQEQSGTDWSEMYKVFNMGHRLEVYLSPEHAEEVIAISESFGIPAQIVGRVEECDNTELIIKSEFGEFRY encoded by the coding sequence ATGAGTAATCAACGATACATGATGCGTGGAGTAAGCGCATCAAAAGAAGATGTGCACAACGCCATCAAGAACATCGACAAAGGAATTTTCCCGAAAGCATTCTGCAAAATTATTCCCGATATATTGGGAGGTGACCCGGAATATTGCAACATTATGCATGCCGACGGTGCCGGAACCAAATCTTCCCTTGCTTATATGTACTGGAAAGAGACAGGCGACTTGTCTGTATGGAAAGGAATTGCCCAGGATGCTTTGATTATGAATATCGACGACCTACTTTGCGTAGGTGCCGTAGATAATATCCTCGTCTCTTCAACCATCGGACGCAACAAGTTATTAATCCCGGGAGAAGTTATCTCCGCCATCATCAACGGAACAGACGAACTACTTGCCGAACTCCGTGAAATGGGTGTAGGCGTATATGCAACCGGTGGCGAGACTGCTGACGTCGGCGACTTGGTTCGTACTATCATTGTAGATTCTACCGTAACTTGCCGTATGAAACGTTCGGACGTTATTGATAATGCCAACATTCGTCCGGGCGACGTTATCGTCGGTCTTGCTTCTTACGGACAGGCTACTTACGAGCAAGAATATAACGGCGGCATGGGCAGCAACGGTCTGACAAGTGCACGCCATGATGTATTCGGCAAATATCTTGCTGAAAAATATCCGGAAAGCTATGATGCGGCAGTTCCCGAAGAATTGGTTTATTCAGGAAATCTGAAACTGACAGACAGTGTAGAAGATTCTCCGATTGATGCAGGCAAGTTAGTGCTCTCTCCTACCCGTACCTATGCACCGGTAGTAAAGAAATTGCTGGATGCATTACGTCCCGAAATTCACGGAATGGTTCACTGCTCCGGTGGTGCACAGACCAAAGTGTTGCACTTTGTTGAAAACGTCCGTGTTGTAAAAGACAATCTTTTCCCTGTTCCCCCATTGTTCAAGACTATTCAAGAGCAAAGCGGTACTGATTGGTCAGAAATGTACAAGGTATTCAATATGGGACACCGTCTTGAAGTTTATCTGTCACCGGAACATGCAGAAGAAGTTATCGCTATTTCCGAATCATTCGGTATCCCGGCACAGATAGTAGGACGCGTTGAAGAATGTGACAATACAGAGTTAATCATCAAGAGCGAGTTCGGAGAATTCAGATATTAA
- a CDS encoding LemA family protein, producing MKKSIIIILAVVAILVFWAVSVYNGLVTMDENVSGQWANVETQYQRRADLIPNLVNTVKGYATHEKETLEGVVAARSQATQIKVDAADLTPEKLAQYQKAQGAVTSALGKLLAITESYPDLKANQNFLELQAQLEGTENRINVARKNFNDAAQAYNTNIRRFPKSLFAGMFGFDKKAYFEAEEGSEKAPKVEF from the coding sequence ATGAAAAAGTCAATTATCATCATCTTAGCCGTTGTAGCTATCCTTGTCTTCTGGGCAGTCAGTGTATATAACGGCCTGGTTACTATGGACGAGAATGTAAGTGGTCAATGGGCAAATGTGGAAACGCAATATCAACGCCGTGCCGACTTGATTCCCAACCTGGTAAATACAGTAAAAGGGTATGCAACCCACGAAAAAGAGACATTAGAAGGGGTTGTTGCCGCACGCAGCCAGGCAACACAAATCAAAGTGGATGCTGCTGACCTGACACCGGAAAAACTCGCGCAATATCAAAAAGCACAGGGTGCTGTCACTTCTGCTTTAGGTAAGTTGTTAGCTATCACAGAGAGTTATCCCGACTTGAAAGCTAATCAGAATTTCCTTGAATTGCAGGCTCAACTGGAAGGTACTGAAAACCGTATCAATGTAGCACGCAAGAATTTCAATGATGCCGCACAGGCTTATAACACCAATATCCGCCGTTTCCCCAAGAGTCTCTTTGCAGGAATGTTCGGATTCGACAAGAAAGCATATTTTGAAGCAGAAGAAGGTAGCGAAAAAGCACCTAAAGTAGAATTCTAA
- a CDS encoding type II toxin-antitoxin system RelE/ParE family toxin — translation MINIVWTQSALQTLELVYLQTLRYTKNERIAANLHNKLIKEAEILSTFPNAGSILSTSDKVTLCYRALVVDANYKLIYYIDINEDVIIVAIWDVRQNPDKLIKTIE, via the coding sequence ATGATAAATATTGTTTGGACTCAATCGGCTTTACAAACGCTGGAATTAGTTTATTTACAAACATTACGATATACAAAGAACGAACGTATAGCTGCGAATTTGCATAATAAGCTCATCAAAGAAGCAGAAATACTTAGTACCTTTCCCAATGCGGGCAGTATTCTAAGTACTTCAGATAAAGTCACACTCTGTTACAGAGCATTAGTAGTAGATGCTAACTATAAACTTATTTATTACATTGATATTAATGAAGATGTAATCATCGTAGCAATTTGGGACGTTCGTCAAAATCCTGATAAATTAATAAAAACAATAGAATAA
- a CDS encoding TPM domain-containing protein, with translation MKSIFTLIIFTFLLIPLQAQEKVYTVDNLPKVHLQNKMQYVCNPAGVLSQVACDSIDAMLYALEQQTGIETVVAAVPSIGDEDCFNFCHQLLNKWGVGKKDKNNGLVILLVTDQRCIQFYTGYGLEGVLPDAICKRIQTKYMIPYLKNGNWDTGMVAGLKATCQRLDGSMENDSLSDSGGGGSFDFILAIFFFILIGGGISFFAARKQSRCPKCGKHTLQRSGSRVVSRINGVKAEDVTYTCRNCGHTLVRRQQSYENDYHHRGGGGGPFIGGMGGGSFGGSRGGGFSGGSFGGGMGGGGGAGSRF, from the coding sequence ATGAAATCAATATTCACACTTATAATCTTTACTTTTCTGCTGATACCTTTACAGGCTCAAGAGAAAGTATATACGGTAGACAATCTTCCGAAAGTTCACTTGCAAAACAAGATGCAGTATGTTTGTAATCCTGCGGGGGTACTTTCACAGGTTGCTTGTGACAGCATAGATGCCATGCTTTATGCCTTGGAACAGCAGACGGGAATTGAAACGGTGGTTGCCGCAGTCCCTTCTATCGGGGATGAAGATTGCTTTAATTTCTGCCACCAGTTACTCAATAAATGGGGTGTAGGAAAGAAGGACAAAAATAACGGTTTGGTTATTTTGCTAGTTACCGACCAGCGTTGTATTCAGTTTTACACTGGCTATGGGTTGGAAGGAGTTCTTCCCGATGCTATCTGCAAGAGGATTCAGACGAAGTACATGATTCCTTATTTAAAAAACGGGAATTGGGATACAGGAATGGTAGCGGGGTTGAAAGCGACTTGTCAACGACTTGACGGTTCTATGGAGAACGATTCTCTTTCTGATTCGGGCGGGGGTGGTTCATTCGATTTTATTCTTGCTATCTTCTTCTTCATCCTCATTGGCGGAGGTATCTCCTTCTTTGCGGCACGTAAGCAAAGCCGTTGCCCGAAATGCGGAAAGCATACATTGCAAAGAAGTGGCAGCAGGGTGGTATCCCGGATTAACGGTGTGAAAGCCGAAGATGTCACTTATACTTGCAGAAACTGCGGGCATACTCTCGTACGCCGTCAGCAAAGTTACGAGAATGACTATCACCATCGCGGTGGTGGCGGTGGTCCGTTCATTGGCGGTATGGGCGGTGGAAGTTTCGGTGGCAGTAGAGGTGGCGGCTTTAGTGGTGGCAGCTTCGGCGGCGGAATGGGTGGCGGCGGAGGTGCCGGTTCACGGTTCTAA
- a CDS encoding alpha/beta hydrolase produces the protein MKRKVVYSIIIIMLVMTGCTIGGSFYMLNFSLTPDAKILSKDADSYPFMYKNYPFLRPWVDSLRQADALKDTFIINPHGIQLHAYYVAAPEPTNKTAVIVHGYTDNAIRMFMIGYLYNRDLGYNILLPELQHQGESEGRAIQMGWKDRLDVLQWMNIANEIFGDSTQMVVHGISMGGATTMMVSGEQQKPFVKCFVEDCGYTSVWDEFSHELKSSFGLPPFPLMHTTSWLCEKKYGWNFKEASSLKQVAKCELPMLFIHGDKDTYVPTWMVYPLYEAKPEPKELWIVPGAAHAVSYKENKQEYTDKVREFVGRYIH, from the coding sequence ATGAAGAGAAAAGTAGTCTATAGTATTATCATCATTATGCTGGTGATGACCGGTTGCACTATCGGAGGAAGTTTCTATATGTTGAACTTTTCTCTGACTCCGGACGCAAAGATTTTGTCTAAAGATGCCGACTCTTATCCTTTTATGTACAAAAACTATCCATTTCTGCGCCCATGGGTAGATAGTCTGCGACAGGCAGATGCGCTGAAAGATACTTTTATCATCAATCCGCATGGCATACAACTCCATGCTTACTATGTAGCTGCTCCCGAACCGACCAATAAAACAGCAGTTATTGTCCACGGATATACGGACAATGCTATCCGTATGTTTATGATTGGGTATTTATACAACCGCGATTTGGGATACAATATTTTGCTACCTGAGCTTCAGCATCAGGGAGAAAGTGAAGGCCGTGCCATTCAGATGGGTTGGAAAGACCGTTTGGATGTGTTGCAGTGGATGAATATTGCCAATGAAATTTTCGGAGACAGTACGCAGATGGTAGTGCATGGCATTTCGATGGGCGGTGCAACCACGATGATGGTATCCGGCGAGCAGCAGAAGCCTTTTGTGAAATGTTTCGTGGAAGATTGCGGTTATACCAGTGTATGGGATGAATTTTCCCATGAATTAAAGTCATCCTTCGGACTTCCACCTTTCCCACTAATGCATACCACAAGCTGGCTATGCGAAAAGAAATACGGCTGGAACTTCAAAGAGGCTTCTTCACTAAAACAGGTGGCAAAGTGCGAGTTGCCGATGCTGTTTATTCACGGGGATAAAGACACATACGTCCCGACATGGATGGTATATCCGCTTTATGAAGCGAAGCCGGAACCAAAGGAACTTTGGATTGTGCCGGGTGCCGCCCATGCCGTTTCCTACAAAGAGAATAAACAGGAATACACCGATAAAGTCCGTGAGTTCGTCGGGCGATACATTCATTAA
- a CDS encoding shikimate dehydrogenase family protein gives MEKYGLIGYPLRHSFSIGYFNEKFKSEGINAEYVNFEIPQINDFMEVIEENPNLRGLNVTIPYKEQVIPFLSELDPDTAKIGAVNVIKIIRQPKGKVKLVGYNSDIIGFTQSIQPLLQPHHKKALILGTGGGSKAVYHGLKNLGIESVFVSRTHRADGMLTYEELSPEIMAEYTVIVNCTPVGMFPKVDFCPNIPYELVTPNHLLYDLLYNPNVTLFMKKGEAQGAVVKNGLEMLLLQAFAAWEIWNK, from the coding sequence ATGGAAAAATATGGTTTAATCGGCTACCCTTTGAGACATTCATTTTCTATCGGATACTTTAACGAGAAGTTTAAATCCGAAGGCATCAATGCGGAATATGTGAATTTTGAGATTCCCCAAATCAACGATTTCATGGAAGTGATTGAAGAGAATCCAAATCTGCGTGGTCTTAACGTCACTATCCCTTACAAGGAGCAAGTTATTCCTTTTCTGAGCGAACTAGACCCTGATACTGCGAAAATCGGTGCAGTAAATGTAATCAAAATTATCCGTCAGCCGAAAGGAAAGGTGAAGTTGGTAGGTTATAATTCTGATATTATCGGATTTACCCAATCCATACAACCATTATTGCAACCCCATCACAAAAAGGCTTTAATACTGGGCACCGGTGGAGGGTCCAAGGCTGTCTACCACGGTCTTAAAAACTTGGGCATTGAAAGTGTGTTCGTTTCGCGCACTCACAGAGCGGACGGCATGCTGACCTACGAGGAACTAAGCCCTGAAATCATGGCGGAATATACAGTAATTGTAAACTGCACTCCTGTAGGCATGTTTCCTAAAGTCGATTTCTGTCCTAATATACCTTATGAGCTGGTAACTCCAAACCATTTACTCTACGATTTGTTATATAATCCAAACGTTACCCTTTTCATGAAAAAGGGAGAAGCACAGGGTGCCGTTGTAAAAAACGGTCTTGAAATGCTGCTTCTTCAGGCATTTGCCGCCTGGGAAATCTGGAATAAATAG
- the ubiE gene encoding bifunctional demethylmenaquinone methyltransferase/2-methoxy-6-polyprenyl-1,4-benzoquinol methylase UbiE: MDYPQQHIKPYDEEGKKTEQVERMFDNIAHAYDKLNHTLSLGIDRSWRRKAIAWLRPFQPQRMMDVATGTGDFAILACRKLQPAELIGTDISEGMMNVGREKVKKEGLSDKISFAREDCTSLSFADNDFDAITVAFGIRNFEDLDKGLSEMCRVLKPGGHLVILELTTPDRFPMKQLFSVYSKVVIPLLGKLLSKDNSAYRYLPDTIKVFPQGEVMKGVISRAGFSEVNFRRLTFGICTLYTATK; encoded by the coding sequence ATGGACTACCCACAACAGCATATCAAGCCTTACGACGAGGAAGGGAAAAAGACCGAGCAGGTGGAGCGCATGTTCGACAACATCGCGCATGCTTACGACAAGCTGAATCATACCTTATCTTTAGGTATCGACCGCAGTTGGCGCCGCAAAGCCATTGCCTGGCTGCGTCCTTTCCAACCGCAACGCATGATGGACGTGGCTACCGGCACAGGGGATTTTGCCATCCTTGCCTGCCGCAAACTGCAACCTGCCGAGCTAATCGGCACGGACATCTCGGAAGGTATGATGAACGTGGGGCGTGAAAAAGTAAAGAAGGAAGGGCTCTCGGACAAAATCTCTTTTGCCCGGGAGGACTGTACTTCACTCTCTTTTGCCGACAATGACTTTGACGCGATTACCGTAGCGTTCGGCATCCGCAACTTCGAAGACCTCGACAAAGGGCTCTCCGAAATGTGCCGGGTACTGAAACCGGGGGGACATCTCGTGATTTTGGAACTCACCACTCCCGACCGTTTCCCGATGAAACAATTGTTTTCCGTCTACTCTAAAGTCGTCATCCCATTGCTGGGCAAGCTTCTCTCCAAAGACAACAGTGCCTACCGCTATCTGCCGGACACCATCAAAGTATTTCCACAAGGGGAAGTCATGAAAGGGGTCATCTCACGAGCCGGATTCAGTGAAGTTAATTTCCGGCGGCTGACATTTGGTATCTGCACTCTTTATACTGCGACAAAATAA
- a CDS encoding phosphoribosylaminoimidazolesuccinocarboxamide synthase: MKALTKTDFNFPGQKSVYHGKVRDVYNINGEKLVMVATDRISAFDVVLPEGIPYKGQMLNQIAAKFLDATTDICPNWKLATPDPMVTVGVLCEGFPVEMIVRGYLCGSAWRTYKSGVREICGVKLPDGMRENEKFPEPIVTPTTKAEMGLHDEDISKEEILKQGLATPEEYEVLEKYTLALFKRGTEIAAERGLILVDTKYEFGKHNGTIYLMDEIHTPDSSRYFYSEGYQERFEKGEPQKQLSKEFVREWLMENSFQGKDGQKVPEMTPAIVQSISDRYIELFENITGEKFVKEDTSNIAERIEKNVMNFLTK; the protein is encoded by the coding sequence ATGAAAGCATTAACAAAAACAGATTTCAACTTTCCGGGACAGAAAAGCGTGTACCACGGAAAAGTGCGCGATGTGTACAACATCAACGGTGAAAAACTCGTCATGGTAGCAACCGACCGTATTTCGGCCTTTGACGTGGTACTGCCTGAAGGTATTCCTTACAAAGGACAAATGCTGAACCAGATTGCAGCTAAATTCCTCGATGCCACTACTGACATCTGTCCGAACTGGAAACTGGCTACTCCGGACCCAATGGTTACTGTCGGCGTATTGTGCGAAGGTTTTCCGGTAGAAATGATTGTACGCGGTTACTTGTGCGGCAGCGCATGGCGTACTTACAAAAGCGGTGTACGCGAAATTTGCGGCGTGAAATTGCCGGACGGAATGCGTGAAAACGAGAAATTCCCCGAACCTATCGTAACTCCGACTACCAAAGCGGAAATGGGACTGCACGACGAAGATATCTCTAAAGAAGAAATCCTGAAACAAGGACTGGCTACTCCCGAAGAGTACGAAGTGCTTGAAAAATATACGCTGGCTCTCTTCAAACGCGGTACTGAAATCGCTGCAGAACGCGGATTGATTCTTGTCGATACCAAATATGAATTCGGCAAGCACAACGGCACTATTTACCTGATGGATGAAATCCACACTCCGGACTCCAGCCGTTATTTCTACTCGGAAGGTTATCAGGAACGCTTTGAAAAAGGCGAACCACAGAAGCAGCTTTCTAAGGAATTTGTTCGCGAATGGTTGATGGAAAACAGTTTCCAGGGCAAAGACGGCCAAAAAGTGCCTGAAATGACTCCGGCTATCGTACAGAGCATCAGTGACCGTTACATCGAATTGTTCGAAAACATCACCGGCGAGAAATTTGTGAAAGAAGATACCAGCAACATCGCTGAACGTATCGAAAAGAACGTAATGAATTTCTTGACTAAATAA
- a CDS encoding PhoH family protein, with amino-acid sequence MIEKLIVLEDIDPVIFYGVNNANIQLIKALYPKLRIVARGNVIKVLGDEEEMCAFEENITKLEKYCAEYNSLKEEVIIDIIKGNTPQAEQSGNVIVFSVTGKPIIPRSENQLKLVEGFAKNDMVFAIGPAGSGKTYTAIALAVRALKNKEIKKIILSRPAVEAGEKLGFLPGDMKDKIDPYLQPLYDALQDMIPAAKLKEYMELNIIQIAPLAFMRGRTLNDAVVILDEAQNTTAQQIKMFLTRMGMNTKMIVTGDMTQIDLPASQTSGLVQALRILKGVKGISFVELNKKDIVRHKLVERIVDAYEKFDKEAKAEREKRKNEQLVLNGERPVKLAKE; translated from the coding sequence ATGATAGAGAAACTGATTGTTCTTGAGGATATTGATCCTGTTATTTTTTACGGTGTAAACAACGCCAACATACAGTTAATTAAAGCTTTATATCCGAAGCTGCGTATCGTTGCCCGTGGCAATGTCATCAAAGTGCTGGGCGACGAGGAAGAAATGTGCGCCTTCGAAGAAAACATCACCAAACTTGAAAAGTACTGCGCCGAATATAATTCACTGAAAGAAGAAGTTATCATCGACATTATAAAAGGGAATACCCCGCAAGCGGAACAGAGCGGAAACGTGATCGTGTTCAGCGTCACGGGAAAGCCCATCATCCCCCGAAGCGAAAACCAGTTGAAACTGGTGGAAGGATTCGCCAAGAACGATATGGTATTCGCCATCGGTCCCGCAGGTTCGGGAAAGACATATACCGCTATCGCCCTTGCCGTACGTGCGCTGAAAAACAAGGAAATCAAAAAGATTATCCTCAGCCGCCCTGCCGTAGAAGCCGGAGAAAAACTCGGTTTCCTGCCCGGAGACATGAAAGACAAAATCGACCCGTACCTGCAACCCTTGTACGATGCCCTTCAAGATATGATACCTGCCGCCAAGTTAAAGGAATACATGGAATTGAACATTATACAGATTGCCCCGTTAGCCTTTATGCGCGGACGCACGCTGAATGATGCTGTCGTGATTCTTGACGAAGCACAGAACACCACCGCGCAGCAGATTAAAATGTTCCTCACCCGTATGGGTATGAACACCAAAATGATTGTGACAGGAGATATGACGCAGATTGACCTTCCCGCTTCGCAAACTTCGGGACTGGTGCAGGCACTCCGCATACTGAAAGGGGTGAAAGGTATCAGCTTTGTCGAGTTGAACAAGAAAGACATTGTGCGCCATAAGTTGGTGGAACGCATCGTGGATGCTTACGAGAAATTCGACAAAGAAGCGAAAGCCGAACGGGAGAAACGGAAAAACGAGCAACTGGTTCTCAACGGCGAACGTCCGGTGAAACTGGCAAAAGAATAA
- a CDS encoding DUF5715 family protein, with protein MTIHKLRVLPLFLLITGLATLTSGCKKKDMSLKLNEPRNIRGVVSYKRSFPDLNDAHLEVAKKIGIRPLADRDAAEAMKEKLTHITDNEFYVVDSLTHSIPYLVPRASALLDTIGVNFLDSLTAKGLNPNQVIVTSVLRTENDVKRLRRRNGNASANSAHCFGATFDVSWKRFKKVEDKDGRPLQDVSSDTLKLVLSEVLRDLRKAEKCYIKYELKQGCFHITAR; from the coding sequence ATGACTATACATAAGCTTCGTGTATTACCCCTATTTTTGCTGATTACAGGACTTGCAACACTCACTTCCGGTTGCAAAAAGAAAGACATGTCACTGAAACTGAACGAACCCCGCAATATCCGTGGCGTAGTCAGCTACAAACGTTCTTTTCCTGACTTGAATGACGCACATCTGGAAGTAGCCAAAAAGATTGGTATCCGTCCGCTAGCCGACCGAGACGCAGCGGAAGCTATGAAAGAGAAACTCACACATATCACTGATAATGAATTTTATGTGGTAGATTCACTGACACATTCCATTCCTTATCTCGTTCCCCGTGCCAGCGCATTGCTCGATACGATTGGAGTCAATTTCCTCGATTCATTGACTGCCAAAGGCTTAAATCCGAATCAAGTAATCGTTACTTCAGTATTGCGTACGGAAAACGATGTGAAACGTCTCCGCCGCCGGAATGGAAATGCTTCCGCAAATTCTGCGCATTGCTTCGGAGCCACTTTCGATGTCAGTTGGAAACGCTTCAAGAAGGTGGAAGATAAAGACGGACGACCTTTGCAGGACGTTAGCTCAGATACTCTGAAACTCGTTCTGTCTGAGGTTTTAAGGGATCTACGGAAAGCGGAAAAATGCTATATCAAATATGAGTTGAAGCAAGGATGTTTCCACATCACCGCCAGATAA
- a CDS encoding flotillin family protein has protein sequence MTQEMLIMAAILVAVILLTFIGILSRYRKCKSDEVLVVYGKTGGEKKSAKLYHGGAAFVWPIIQGYEFLSMKPMQIDCKLTGALSAQNIRVDVPTTITVAISTDADVMQNAAERMLGLTIDDKQNLITDVVYGQMRLVIADMTIEELNSDRDKFLSKVKDNIDTELRKFGLYLMNINISDIRDAANYIVNLGKEAESKALNEAQANIEEQEKLGAIKIANQIKERETKVAETRKDQDIAIAETKKQQEISVANADKDRISQVAIANAEKESQVAKAEAEKNIRIEQANTEKESRVAELNSDMEIKQAEAAKKAAIGRNDAQKEVTLSNAELAVTQANADKQAGEAAAKSEAAVQTARETAQKEVEEAKARKVESSLKAEKIVPAEIARQEAILQANAIAEKITREAEARAKATLAQAEAEAKAIQMKLEAEAEGKKRSLLAEAEGFEAMVRAAESNPAIAIQYKMVDQWKEIAGEQVKAFEHMNLGNITVFDGGNGGTSNFLNTLVKTVAPSLGVLDKLPIGETVKGIINPESKTEEKPTTKTEEKKDKK, from the coding sequence ATGACACAAGAAATGCTAATCATGGCCGCAATATTAGTGGCGGTCATCCTGCTCACTTTTATCGGTATCCTTTCTCGCTACCGCAAATGTAAGAGTGACGAAGTCCTCGTCGTATATGGTAAGACGGGAGGAGAAAAGAAATCTGCGAAATTATATCACGGTGGAGCTGCTTTCGTATGGCCGATTATCCAAGGCTACGAATTCCTGTCAATGAAACCGATGCAGATTGACTGCAAGCTGACAGGCGCACTATCCGCACAGAATATCCGTGTGGACGTACCTACTACGATTACCGTAGCCATCAGCACAGATGCAGACGTAATGCAAAATGCTGCTGAACGTATGCTCGGACTGACGATAGACGACAAACAAAACCTGATTACAGATGTAGTTTACGGTCAGATGCGTCTGGTTATCGCCGACATGACGATTGAAGAGTTGAACTCCGACCGCGATAAGTTCCTTTCCAAAGTAAAAGACAATATCGACACGGAACTCCGCAAGTTCGGTTTGTATCTGATGAATATCAATATCAGTGATATCCGCGATGCTGCCAACTATATCGTCAACCTGGGTAAGGAAGCCGAAAGCAAGGCATTGAACGAAGCACAGGCCAACATCGAAGAACAGGAAAAACTGGGTGCTATCAAAATTGCGAACCAGATTAAGGAACGCGAAACGAAAGTAGCGGAAACCCGCAAAGACCAGGACATCGCTATCGCGGAAACTAAGAAACAGCAGGAAATCTCCGTTGCGAATGCTGACAAAGACAGAATCTCGCAGGTAGCCATCGCCAACGCTGAGAAAGAGTCACAGGTAGCAAAAGCCGAAGCCGAAAAGAATATCCGCATCGAACAGGCAAATACCGAAAAGGAAAGCCGCGTTGCCGAACTGAATTCCGACATGGAAATCAAACAGGCGGAAGCTGCCAAGAAAGCTGCCATCGGACGAAATGACGCACAGAAAGAAGTAACCCTGTCTAATGCCGAACTGGCCGTGACACAAGCCAATGCTGACAAACAAGCCGGTGAAGCCGCAGCCAAATCGGAAGCTGCCGTACAGACTGCACGCGAAACTGCACAAAAAGAAGTGGAAGAAGCGAAAGCACGTAAGGTTGAATCGTCATTGAAAGCAGAAAAGATTGTTCCTGCCGAAATCGCAAGACAGGAAGCTATCCTTCAGGCAAACGCTATCGCAGAAAAGATTACCCGCGAAGCGGAAGCCCGTGCAAAAGCAACTTTGGCACAAGCCGAAGCGGAAGCAAAAGCTATCCAAATGAAACTGGAAGCCGAAGCAGAAGGTAAGAAACGCTCATTGCTCGCTGAAGCGGAAGGTTTCGAAGCGATGGTAAGGGCTGCAGAATCGAATCCGGCTATCGCTATCCAATATAAGATGGTAGACCAGTGGAAGGAAATTGCCGGTGAACAGGTAAAGGCGTTCGAACACATGAACTTAGGAAATATCACCGTATTCGACGGTGGAAACGGCGGTACAAGCAACTTCCTGAATACATTGGTAAAGACGGTAGCTCCAAGCCTTGGTGTATTGGACAAATTGCCTATCGGTGAAACTGTAAAAGGCATTATTAATCCGGAAAGCAAAACGGAAGAAAAGCCTACAACAAAAACGGAAGAGAAAAAGGATAAGAAATAA
- the truA gene encoding tRNA pseudouridine(38-40) synthase TruA yields MQRYFIYLAYDGTNYHGWQIQPNGISVQECLMKALSTFLRREIEVIGAGRTDAGVHASLMVAHFESEELLDTDSVTDKLNRLLPPDISVFRVCRVRPDAHARFDATARTYKYYVTTAKYPFNRQYRCRIFNPLDYERMNEAARTLFEYTDFTSFSKLHTDVKTNICHITHAEWTQEDDVTWVFTIRADRFLRNMVRAIVGTLLEVGRGKLSIEGFRKVIELQDRGKAGTSAPGNALFLVNVEYPESIFESSKS; encoded by the coding sequence GTGCAAAGGTATTTTATTTATTTGGCTTATGATGGAACCAACTATCACGGTTGGCAGATTCAACCTAATGGAATTAGTGTGCAGGAATGTTTGATGAAAGCCTTGTCCACTTTTCTGCGTCGTGAAATAGAGGTGATAGGGGCAGGGCGGACAGATGCGGGAGTGCATGCTTCTTTGATGGTCGCCCATTTTGAATCTGAAGAGTTGCTGGATACGGATTCTGTCACAGATAAGTTGAATCGTCTGCTCCCTCCGGATATTTCCGTTTTTCGCGTTTGCCGGGTCAGACCGGATGCACATGCGCGTTTTGACGCGACAGCCAGAACGTACAAGTATTATGTAACAACTGCGAAATACCCTTTCAACCGGCAATATCGTTGTCGTATTTTCAATCCATTGGATTATGAACGGATGAATGAGGCTGCACGTACTTTGTTTGAATACACGGACTTTACAAGTTTTAGCAAACTACATACGGACGTAAAAACTAATATTTGTCATATAACTCATGCCGAATGGACACAGGAAGATGATGTCACTTGGGTATTTACTATCCGTGCCGACCGTTTTTTACGGAATATGGTGCGTGCTATAGTGGGCACTCTTCTTGAAGTGGGACGTGGCAAACTTTCTATTGAAGGATTCCGTAAGGTCATAGAACTGCAAGACCGTGGCAAAGCGGGTACTTCTGCACCAGGGAATGCTCTTTTTCTGGTAAATGTAGAATATCCCGAAAGTATATTTGAAAGTAGTAAATCATAA